Part of the Micromonospora rhizosphaerae genome is shown below.
GGGGTGAGCTGAGCTCAGGCGGGCTGCGGGGTGTCGGAGTCGGCGAGGACGACCTCCCACGCCTCCACGTCCCGCTCGGTCACCGTGGTCGGCGACTCCAGGTGGTAGGCGCCGCTGGGCAGGATGCCCGCGCCGCCGTGCCGGGCCATCACCGCGAGCTGCGCGGCGACGTCCTCGCCCTGGTGCCGCTCCTGCAGCCGGCGCCAGAATTCGAAACCGCCCGCGTCGACCAGCTTGACCCGGTCGTACAGCACGCAGCCACCGATCCAGGAGATCTTGTACGCCCGCCAGGCGCCCGCCGGCAGGCGCAGCTTCTCCGTGACGTGCAGCAGGTTCGCGGCCGGGTGGATCTGCGCCCGGTCCCAGGCGGGGGTGCCGGGGCGTACCAGCTCGGGGGTGGGCGGGCCGTTCCACTCCTCGTAGTGCCCGTGCGTCTCCGGCCGCACGTCGTCCGAGTAGGACAGGCCGTGCACGGCGTTGCCGACGAACCCGCAGCCCAGCTCCCGAATCGCGGTGACCAGCCGGGACAGCGTGCCCGGTTCCAGCCAGACGTCGTCGTCGAGGCAGAGCACGTACCGGGCGACGGACCGATCCAGCAGGTAGGCCCGGTGTTCGGCCAGGCCACGCCGGGGCAGCCGCCGGGTCAGCAGCACCCGGTGCCCCCGGTGACGCAGCACCCGGACCATGGTGGCCGCCGCCGGATCTGCGTACGCCGGCTCGTCGTCGGACTGGTCGCTGACCACGACCCCGAAGTCCGGTACGCCCTCCTGAGCGGCCAACCCGGAGAGGGTGACCGCCAGCTCGGCGGGGCGGTTGCGGGTCGGGATCAGCACGTCGAGCTGCCGGGGCCGGCGGAACCGCTCGGGTGCGCCGGGGTCGAGCGGTCGAGTCACGTCGGCCTGCCGGTGGCGGGAGAGCTCTTCGGCGCCGAGCCGGGCCGAGCAACCGACTGCGCGCGGATCCGCTCGATGATCGCCGAGGTGGAGCGGTCCGGCACGTAGCCGAGGGTGCGGACCTGGCCGCCCAGCCGGCGGACCAGGGGCGCCTCCGGGACCATCTCCGGCGGGTAGTCGCCACCCTTGACGTAGACGTCGGGGCGGACCGCCTCGATCAGGCGGCTCGGGGAGTCCTCCTCGAAGACCACCACGTGGTCCACGCACTCCAGCGCGGCGAGCAGCGCCGCCCGGTCCTCGACCGGGTTCACCGGGCGGTCCGGCCCCTTGAGCCGCCGTACGCTGTCGTCGGAGTTGACCGCCACGATGAGCAGGTCGCCGAGCGCGCGGGCCTGGGTCAGGTAGCGCACGTGTCCCGGGTGCAGCACGTCGAAACAGCCGTTGGTGAAGACCACCGAGCGGCCCGCGCGCCGGTGGTCGTCGACGATCGCGCTCAGCTCTTCGGCGTCGACCACGGTCGGGTGCCCGGTCTCGTCCGGCCCGCTGCCCAGCGCTCCGAGCAGGTCCTCCCGCCGGCACACGCAGGTGCCGGTGTCGGAGACCGTGATGGTCGCGGCGAGCTGGGCGAGCTGGGCGGCGGTCGGCAGCGTCGCCTCGGCCGCCAGGGCCAGCGTCATCGCGGCCAGGTACGCGTCCCCGGCGCCGACGGCGTGGCTGGCCGGGACCGGGGTGCTGTGGCTGCGCCGGGGCTCGCCGTCGGCCCCGCCGACCACCGCGCCCTCGGTGTCCAGGGTCACCGCCACCACGTCGGCGCCGGTGTGCGCCCGCAGCTCGGCCAGGCGCGACTCGGCCAGCTCGGCCCGGTCCACGCCCTCGCCGGCCGTCGCGTTCACGGTGACGCCGCTGCCGGTCACGGTGAGCCCGTCGCCGGTCATCGCCACCCGGTCCTCCCCGGGCGTCGGCTCCCCGGTGGGGCCGCCGGCCCCCGGGAAACCCGCGCCGAGCGGGCCGAGGTTGGCGTCTTGGCCGGCCGGGTGGCCTTCCTGCTCGGCCTGGCCGCGCTCGCCCTCTGGGGCCGCGCCGAGGTCGGAACCGTCCGGCCCGGCCGACCACTCGCCGGCGCCGCCGGGTGCGGCGCCGACGGTGAGCTCGGACGGGCCGTCGGCCGGGTCGGCGACCGGGTGGTCCAGGTGCAGGTCGGGGCCGCTGCCGCCGCGTCCGGCCGGGCGGGGCGCCGCGCCGAAGCCGGCCGCGGCGCGGGCGAGCAGCCGGGCCGCCTCGGCGAAGCTCGGGGTCACCACCGTCGGGTTGAGGCCCCGCCAGTGGACCAGATCGTGCGCGTCGAGTGCCACGGTCGCGTAGCGGTCCCGGTTGGCGACCAGCCAGGCGCCTACCGCCGCCGGGAGCGCGCCCAGGCCGTAGTCGCAGACCACCAGGGTGGGCGCGGCCCCGTCGGCGACCGCCTTCAGCTCTTCGGTCGCACAGTCCAGGGCGATGATCAGCCGGGCTACCCCGTCCTCGTCGAGCGCTTCCTCCGGCTCGCCGGAGTCCTCGCGCAGCAGGATCTGGTTGCCGGCGAGCATCCGGCGCTTCACCGGGGTCGGCCGGCCGGGCTGGTTGACCGTCCGGTCCCAGACGCCCGCGCGGTCGAGGCAGTCGTGCAGTTCGTCGCCGGCCGCGTCGGCGCCGACCGGGGCCACCAGCACGGCCCGGCCGCCGAGGGTGGAGAGGTTGACGGCGGTGTTCGCCGCCCCGCCGGCGGCGGAGATGCGCCGGCGCAGGGTGAGAACCGGGGCGGGTGCCTCGCGGCAGAGCCGCTCGGACTCCGCGAACCGCCACTCGTCAAGCATGGCGTCGCCGACGACCAGCACGGGACGCCCCAGCCAGCTCTCCACGACGGTGGCGAGCCGGCGCTCTTCCGCTGCTGCTCCTGCCATGCCTTCCCGGGTCCCCCGAGGCTCCCGGGCCAAACCTGCCCGCTCGCCGCCCGCCCACGCCGGCCGTGCGTTTCGGGCTTTTGGCGTCGGGAACGGGTTCAGCTGACCCCCCGGAAAGGAGAAAACCATGGCAGCGACGCTGCAGGGCAAGCGGATCGCCTTCCTGGCCGCCGACGGAGTCGAGGAGGTCGAGTACGTCCAGCCCCGCGAGGCGGTCGAGAACGCCGGTGCCCGGGTCGAACTGGTCTCGCTCCGGCCCGGCTCGATCCAGTCCTTCAACCACCTCGACCAGAGCAAGACGTACGACGTGGACGTGACGGTGGCCCAGGCCGACGCCGGGGCGTACGACGCGTTGGTCCTGCCCGGCGGGGTGGCCAACCCGGACTTCCTGCGCACCGACCCCGACGCGGTCCGGTTCGTGCGGGCGTTCTTCGACGCCGGCAAGCCGGTCGGCGTGATCTGCCACGGGCCGTGGACGCTGATCGAGGCGGGCGTGGTGCGGGGCCGGCGGTTGACCTCCTGGCCGAGCCTGCGCACGGACCTGACCAACGCCGGCGCCAACTGGGTCGACGAGCGGTGCGTCACCGACAACGGCCTGGTCAGCAGTCGCAAGCCCGACGACCTCCCGGCCTTCTGTGCCAAGATCGTCGAGGAGTTCGCCGAGGGGAAGCACCGCCCCGTCTGACCTCGTTGATCATAAGGTTGGCGGCGGTAGCCGAGATCGACATCGCCGCCAACTTCATGATCAACCGGCTTCGGGGGCATGTTCCGGCCGGTGCGGGAAAGAAGGCGGGGTGACGACCGAAGCCCATGCCCGGCCGGCGCTGCACGCCGGCCAGATCCGCCTGCTGATGTTCGGTCTGATGACCGGGATGCTGCTGGCCGCGCTCGACCAGACCATCGTCGGTACGGCCCTGCCCACGATCGTCGGCGAACTGGGCGGCATCAACCACTACTCCTGGGTGGTGACCGCGTACCTGCTCGCCTCCACCGCGTCCACCCCGCTGTACGGCAAGATGGCCGACCTGTACGGGCGCCGCCCGGTCTTCATCTTCTCGATCGGCACGTTCCTGCTCGGCTCGCTGCTGGCCGGCCTGTCGCAGAACATGACCCAGCTGATCGTCACCCGGGGCGTGCAGGGGCTGGGCGCCGGCGGCCTGATGACGCTGGCGTTCACCATCATCTCGGACGTGGTCTCGCCCCGGGAACGCGGCCGCTACCAGGGCCTCTTCGGCGCGGTCTTCGGCATCTCGTCGGTGGCCGGCCCGCTGGTCGGCGGCTACTTCGCGGAGACCAACTGGCGCTGGATCTTCTACATCAACGTGCCGTTGGCGATCCTGGCGATCGTGGTCTGCTACCACGTCATGCGGCTGATCCCGTTCGAGCGGCGCGAGCACGCGATCGACTGGCTCGGCGCGGGGCTGCTGGTGGCCGGGGTGAGCTGCCTGCTGCTCGCGCTGAGCTGGGGCGGCAACCGGTACGCCTGGAGTTCCGGCGTGATCATCGGGCTCTTCGTGGCCGGCGCGGTGTTCGGGGTGCTCTTCGTGCTCCAGGAGGCCCGGGTGCCGGAGCCGATCCTGCCGCTGCGGCTGTTCCGCCAGGCGACGTTCACGCTGGCCAACCTGGCCGGCTTCGTGCTCGGTCTGGTGATGTTCGGGTCGATCATCTTCATCCCGCTCTACCTGCAGATCGTCAAGGGCGCCTCGCCGACCCGCAGCGGTCTGCTGATGCTGCCGATGATGGCCGGCATCATCTTCACCTCGGTGCTCACCGGCCGCGCGATGAGCCAGATCGGGCGGTACAAGTGGTTCCCGGTGACCGGCTCGGTCGTGCTGCTCGCCGGCATGCTGCTCTTCACCCGCCTGCACGTGGAGACCTCGCTCTGGGTGGCCTTCGGCTTCATGGTGGTGATCGGCGTCGGGCTGGGCCTCTGCATGCAGTCGCTGATCCTGGCCGTGCAGAACGCGGTGGCCCCGCGGGACCTGGGCGCCGGCACCTCCTCGGCGACCTTCTTCCGGTCGCTGGGTGGATCCTTCGGGGTGGCCATCCTGGGCGCGGTGCTGTCGTCGCAGCTCACCGGCCAGCTCGCCGACCGGCTGCCGGGCGCCATCGCGCAGCTTCCGCCCGATCAGCGGGCTGCGGTGGCGGCCCGTGGCGGGGCGAACATCTCGATCAACGACCCGGCGACCATCCTCGCCCTGCCCGGCCCGGTCCGCGCCGCCATCCAGGCCGCGTTCGTCGAGTCGCTGCACCTGGTCTTCCTGACCGCCGGGCTGATCGCCATCCTGGCGGTGCTGGTCACGTTGGCCCTGCCGAACGACAAGCTGCGCGGCGCCGGCCCGCAGGGGGCCACCGGCGGCGCAGACCCGCTCGGCGGCAAGGCGGCCGCCCCCGGCGGCAAGCCGCTGACCAGGGAGTCGAAGGAGGAGGCCGCTGCCGAGATGGAGGCGAAGTCCCAGACGATGCTCTGACCGGCCGCCGTTGATCGCGGGTTCACCTTCCCGTGAAGCGAGCAGGCGGAGCAGTCCTTCCGGGAGGGACCTCCTGGGGCGGATCCGGGTGGGCGGTGAGCAGGTCGAGGATCAGCGCCAGCGGCGGCCAGGCCGCCCGACCGCGGCGGGTCACGGCGTACGCGCGCAGGAGGGCCTGCGGTCCGGTGAGGGGCAGCAGGCGCACGCCGGGCACGGTCGGCTGGTCGCCGGGGAGCAGACCGACGCCGAGTCCCGCGACGATGAGGTCCTGGACCAGTTCGAGGCTGTCCGCGCGGTGCACGATCCGGGGCTCGAAGCCGGCGATCGAGGCGATGGTGCGGACGACCACCTCGTCGGCGGTGTTGCGCGAGTTGACGATCCAGTCCTCGTCGCGGAACCGGTCGAAGACCGTCGGGGCGTCCTCCGCCGGGCCGGGCGCCGCGTCGGTCGGCACCCCGAGGTGCCACGCCACCGACCACAGCGACGTGGCCTCCAGCGCTTGGTCCGCGGACAGGGTGGCCAGGTTGTAGTCGTAGGTGAGCGCGAGGTCGACCTCGTCGGCCGCGAGCAGCGCGTACGCCTCGGCCGGCTCGTGCTCGTGGATGCGGAGGCGCACCCGCGGGTGGTCCGTCGCCAGCCGGGCGGTGAGCGGCAGCAGCGAGCGCCGGACGGCGGTGGCGAAGCCGGCGACGCGTACCGTGCCGGCCGGCTCGGCCCGCGGGTCCAGGTCGAGCCGGGCCGCGTCGACCGCGGCGAGGATCGTCACGGCGTGTTCGGCCAGCCGGCGGCCGGCCGGGGTGAGCCGGACGCGGCGACCGTGCGGCTCGACCAGCTCGGTGCCCACCTCCCGGGCCAGCGCCGCCAGCTGCTGCGACACCGTCGAGGTGGTGACGTGCAGCTCGTCGGCGACCTGGCGCATCGAGCCGAGCCGGGCCAGTTCGCGCAGCAGGCGCAGGCGACGCAGGTCCACGAGGGTTATTGTTCACGATCGCCGAATGTTTCGTCCAGAAATGGAACGTGGACGCGAACGGTCCCCAGCGGCTCTACTATCCGCATGACCACCGCGACCTCTGCCCGTGCCGGAACCGCGATGGCGGTCGCCTCGATGACGTGTGTCCAACTCGGGCTGGCCGCCTCGGTCGGGCTGTTCGACCGGGTCGGTCCGGCGGGCGCCGCCTGGCTGCGCCTGGCCTGGGCGGGGGTGCTGCTAGCGGTCGTGGTCCGGCCCCGCCTGTCGGCCTTCACCCGCTCCGCCCTGCGGGCCTGCCTGGCGCTCGGCGTGGTGACGGCCGGCGTCACCATCCTGTTCATGGCGGCGGTGGCCCGGCTGCCCCTCGGTACGGCCAGCGCGCTGGAGTTCCTCGGGCCGCTGGGCGTGGCCGTGGCCCGCGGTCGGGGCGGCACCAAGCTCTGGCCGGCGCTCGCGGCGGTCGGGGTGCTGCTGCTCACCGAGCCGTGGCACGGCGGCTCGGACCTGGTGGGGGTGGCGTACGCGCTCGGCGCGGCGGCCTGCTGGGCCGCGTACATCCTGCTCACCCAGCGGGTGGGCGACGAGGTCTCCGGCATCCGCGGCCTGGCGGTCTCCATGCCGGTGGCCGCCGTGGTCGCGACCCTGGTCGTCGGTCCCTCGACGTTCGGCAACCTGACCTGGCAGGTGCTCCTGGCCGGCCTCGGGCTGGCCGTCCTGTTGCCCGTCGTTCCGTTCGTGCTGGAACTGCTGGCGCTGCGCCGGCTCACCGCCGCCGCGTTCGGCACGCTGATGAGCCTGGAGCCCGCCATCGCCCTGGTCGTCGGCCTGGTCGCGCTGGGTCAGGTGCCGGGCGTCGGCGCGGTGGCCGGCATCGCCTTCGTGGTGGTCGCCGGGATCGGCGCGGAACGGTCCGGCGCCCGGCCAGCCGCCGGGCGGGGCGACGACTCCGGGGTGCCCAGCGAGCGGCCCGCGGGGGTCGGCGCCGTCACTTGAGGATCAGGCGGTTGGTCTGCTCGAAGACGTCCAGGTCGGCGAGGGTCTCGGGGACGCTGGCGGAGAGCGGGGCGGGCAGCTCCTCCGGGTGGAAGAAGTCCGCGTCCGTGGTCTCGTCGGTGACCCTGAGCAGCTCGCCGTCCCACTCGTCGACCCGGAACGCGGTGGTGAAGATCTGGTAGGTGTGGCCGTACATGTTGGTGTGGGTGCGGTCCGGCCCGGTGTAGAGGGCGAACGCGCTGACCCGCAGGGCG
Proteins encoded:
- a CDS encoding glycosyltransferase; translated protein: MTRPLDPGAPERFRRPRQLDVLIPTRNRPAELAVTLSGLAAQEGVPDFGVVVSDQSDDEPAYADPAAATMVRVLRHRGHRVLLTRRLPRRGLAEHRAYLLDRSVARYVLCLDDDVWLEPGTLSRLVTAIRELGCGFVGNAVHGLSYSDDVRPETHGHYEEWNGPPTPELVRPGTPAWDRAQIHPAANLLHVTEKLRLPAGAWRAYKISWIGGCVLYDRVKLVDAGGFEFWRRLQERHQGEDVAAQLAVMARHGGAGILPSGAYHLESPTTVTERDVEAWEVVLADSDTPQPA
- the rfaE2 gene encoding D-glycero-beta-D-manno-heptose 1-phosphate adenylyltransferase, which codes for MAGAAAEERRLATVVESWLGRPVLVVGDAMLDEWRFAESERLCREAPAPVLTLRRRISAAGGAANTAVNLSTLGGRAVLVAPVGADAAGDELHDCLDRAGVWDRTVNQPGRPTPVKRRMLAGNQILLREDSGEPEEALDEDGVARLIIALDCATEELKAVADGAAPTLVVCDYGLGALPAAVGAWLVANRDRYATVALDAHDLVHWRGLNPTVVTPSFAEAARLLARAAAGFGAAPRPAGRGGSGPDLHLDHPVADPADGPSELTVGAAPGGAGEWSAGPDGSDLGAAPEGERGQAEQEGHPAGQDANLGPLGAGFPGAGGPTGEPTPGEDRVAMTGDGLTVTGSGVTVNATAGEGVDRAELAESRLAELRAHTGADVVAVTLDTEGAVVGGADGEPRRSHSTPVPASHAVGAGDAYLAAMTLALAAEATLPTAAQLAQLAATITVSDTGTCVCRREDLLGALGSGPDETGHPTVVDAEELSAIVDDHRRAGRSVVFTNGCFDVLHPGHVRYLTQARALGDLLIVAVNSDDSVRRLKGPDRPVNPVEDRAALLAALECVDHVVVFEEDSPSRLIEAVRPDVYVKGGDYPPEMVPEAPLVRRLGGQVRTLGYVPDRSTSAIIERIRAQSVARPGSAPKSSPATGRPT
- a CDS encoding type 1 glutamine amidotransferase domain-containing protein, with protein sequence MAATLQGKRIAFLAADGVEEVEYVQPREAVENAGARVELVSLRPGSIQSFNHLDQSKTYDVDVTVAQADAGAYDALVLPGGVANPDFLRTDPDAVRFVRAFFDAGKPVGVICHGPWTLIEAGVVRGRRLTSWPSLRTDLTNAGANWVDERCVTDNGLVSSRKPDDLPAFCAKIVEEFAEGKHRPV
- a CDS encoding MDR family MFS transporter — its product is MTTEAHARPALHAGQIRLLMFGLMTGMLLAALDQTIVGTALPTIVGELGGINHYSWVVTAYLLASTASTPLYGKMADLYGRRPVFIFSIGTFLLGSLLAGLSQNMTQLIVTRGVQGLGAGGLMTLAFTIISDVVSPRERGRYQGLFGAVFGISSVAGPLVGGYFAETNWRWIFYINVPLAILAIVVCYHVMRLIPFERREHAIDWLGAGLLVAGVSCLLLALSWGGNRYAWSSGVIIGLFVAGAVFGVLFVLQEARVPEPILPLRLFRQATFTLANLAGFVLGLVMFGSIIFIPLYLQIVKGASPTRSGLLMLPMMAGIIFTSVLTGRAMSQIGRYKWFPVTGSVVLLAGMLLFTRLHVETSLWVAFGFMVVIGVGLGLCMQSLILAVQNAVAPRDLGAGTSSATFFRSLGGSFGVAILGAVLSSQLTGQLADRLPGAIAQLPPDQRAAVAARGGANISINDPATILALPGPVRAAIQAAFVESLHLVFLTAGLIAILAVLVTLALPNDKLRGAGPQGATGGADPLGGKAAAPGGKPLTRESKEEAAAEMEAKSQTML
- a CDS encoding LysR family transcriptional regulator: MDLRRLRLLRELARLGSMRQVADELHVTTSTVSQQLAALAREVGTELVEPHGRRVRLTPAGRRLAEHAVTILAAVDAARLDLDPRAEPAGTVRVAGFATAVRRSLLPLTARLATDHPRVRLRIHEHEPAEAYALLAADEVDLALTYDYNLATLSADQALEATSLWSVAWHLGVPTDAAPGPAEDAPTVFDRFRDEDWIVNSRNTADEVVVRTIASIAGFEPRIVHRADSLELVQDLIVAGLGVGLLPGDQPTVPGVRLLPLTGPQALLRAYAVTRRGRAAWPPLALILDLLTAHPDPPQEVPPGRTAPPARFTGR
- a CDS encoding EamA family transporter, which gives rise to MTTATSARAGTAMAVASMTCVQLGLAASVGLFDRVGPAGAAWLRLAWAGVLLAVVVRPRLSAFTRSALRACLALGVVTAGVTILFMAAVARLPLGTASALEFLGPLGVAVARGRGGTKLWPALAAVGVLLLTEPWHGGSDLVGVAYALGAAACWAAYILLTQRVGDEVSGIRGLAVSMPVAAVVATLVVGPSTFGNLTWQVLLAGLGLAVLLPVVPFVLELLALRRLTAAAFGTLMSLEPAIALVVGLVALGQVPGVGAVAGIAFVVVAGIGAERSGARPAAGRGDDSGVPSERPAGVGAVT
- a CDS encoding NUDIX domain-containing protein is translated as MSISWADSYVGQLRALAGDRTLMFVGARAVVRDNAARVLLIQRSDNGHWAMPAGAMELGESIADCAVREVREETGLRALRVSAFALYTGPDRTHTNMYGHTYQIFTTAFRVDEWDGELLRVTDETTDADFFHPEELPAPLSASVPETLADLDVFEQTNRLILK